The genomic window AGAAATCTTTTCTTGTTTTTTCAATTGTAATTAAAACTGTTGATAAAATAAGCGCAGTAGTTAAGTTATCTGCAATTGGAGAAATAAAGAATGCAATAAATCCTGTTACCCAAAACAGTTTTCTGTATGTATAACCTTTAGAAACTAAGTTATATTTTAAACTATCAAAAACTCCCATATGTAATAATGACTCAATATAAGTCATTGCGACAAATAAGAAAAAGAATATTTCTGCAATTTCTAAAATCAAATGCTCAGCTTGAGTGTTAACAAGATTCATATCTAAGCCATTTAATGAATAATAAATGGCAACTAACATAAACATAAATGTTCCAATAAATAAAGCTGGTTTTGCCTTGTCTATTGCATATTTTTCCTCTGCAGCAACGAAATAATAACCAATAACAAAAATAAGTAGAGTTGCAAACCCTACCCATGTCATAGTTAAGTTAGGAAGTTCCCCTGTACTTTCTGAACTTGCAAATAAAGACAAAGTTCCTAAGAGTAAAGTCATTAAAACTTTAAACATTAATTCTCCTTAATATAGTGTGCGCCAAGAGACTTTTTACGCTCTAAGGCAGATTTCAGAATGGATTTTGCCGTAAGTAGCCTTAAAAAAAGTAATCTGCCTACATTTAGTTTTAAGTAATCCTCTATCGTATCTAGTGTAACTTTAAGAGTTTTTGGATCTCTTACTATTGAAGCATTAGTCCACATCATCTCTCTTAAATTATCTTTAATATCTTTATCAATATCTTTATTTCTTACGTAGTTGATAATTGGTTTGTCATAGTTTTCTTTTTCAATTTTAAAGTTGTTTTTTAAAGAATCTTCAACTGCAATTTGAGAAAAAACCAAACCTTCAAGTAAAGAGTTCGAAGCTAATCTATTTGCACCATGAACACCAGTACAAGCAACTTCACCAATAGCGTAAAGATTTTTCATTCCTTTAACTTTTGCATCTAAAGTTGTCTCAATTCCACCCATTGAATAGTGAAATGCTGGACTAATAGGAACTCTTTCAAAAGGTAAGTCATAACCTAATTCTTTTAAATTTGAGTAAATATTTGGGAATCTTTTTTTGAAAGCTTTTTTTTCAAAAGTTTCAAAAGATAAATATACTCCTAAACCTGTTTTTTTATTATAATCAAAGATTGAACGACTAACTACATCACGTGGAGCTAATTCTCCATCTTCATGATAATCAAATAAAAATCTATATCCATTTTCATCTACAATATGAGCACCTTCACCCCTTAAAGCTTCTGATAATAAAGGCTTTCTAGCGAAAGTAGTTCCTTTTACAACAGTTGGATGAAACTGCATCATCTCCATATCTTTTAAAGGAAGATGTTTTTCTGCAATAATTCCTTGAATTTCACCTGCATTTGCAGTTGAGTTTGTATGGTATCTATAAATTGAACCTACTCCACCACTTGCAATTATAGTATTATGAGCATAAACCACTTTTTGAGTTGTTTCATCTGAAAAATACTGAACTCCATAACAAATATCATCTTTTATTAATAAGTCACAAACTACTGCTTGAGTTATAATAGCGTGTTCACAATGCTCAAGTAAAAAAATATGCATCATTCTACCAGTTGCATCACCATCAGCATGTAAAATTCTATTTCTACTATGTGCAGCTTCTTTTGTAAATGATAATTCACCATTTTCATTTAGGTCAAATTTCATTCCAGCATCTATTAAGTTTTTGATTGTTGATATTGATTTTTTACTTAAAAGTTCAACAGCGTCTTTGTCATTATAATTAACACCTGCTGTTAATGTATCTTGTATGTGTGCTGGAACATCTGCTTCATCAACTGCACTTGCAATTCCTCCTTGAGCCCAAAAAGTATTGCAATTCCAAGTTGACATTTTGCATAAAATTAGAACTTTTTTGTCTTTTGGAATTAATCGTGCTGCGTTAAGTCCTGCAACTCCAGTACCTATTATTATGTAATCATAAATCATTGTTGTGAATTTTCATTACTATTTTGATTTACAGACGAAGAGTCTTGTTGAATATATTTTGGATCATCTTTGTAACCGCAACCACTGAATGATAATATAAAACCTGCTATAATTAGCCCATGAAAAAAATTAATGAAATACTTAGTCATCTTAAAAATAATCCTGAATTCAGTAAGATTAACACATCTTTTTTAATTAAAAAGTTTATAGAAGTTCTTCCTATAAAATTAAAAAAAGGAGTAAAGTTTGCTTATATAAAGAACCAAACACTCTTTTTTGTGTTAACCCATCCTGTTTATAAAATGGAATTTGAGTATAACAAAGCAGATATAAAATCATTATTAAAAAAATTCAAGATTGCAAATGTTGAAGACATTGGATTTTTTATTACAAATGTTATTGAAAAAAAAGAGAAAGAGAAAGAGCCTATTCCCCTATATAAAGAGCGTTCATATGGAATTTTTGATAATAAAGCAAAAGATGAATATATATTCAAAAAATTTGAAAATATAAGAGAAATTATAAGAAACTCTTAAATATTTTTTCCCTTTGCTTATAATCTGGACAATATTTTTCTACTAAATTCCAAAAATTTTTTGAATGATTTTTATGCTCTATATGAGCCAATTCATGAATAACTACATATTCCATAAGTTCAATAGGGAATTTCATTAATAAAATATTAAAATTCAAGCCATTTTTATAGTTGCAAGAACCCCAAGTTCTTTTATTTTTTCTATAAGAAATTGAAGTTGGGAAAAGATTCATCTTTTTTGAATACTCGTCTACTAAATTTGGTAAATATTTTACAATCTCTTTTTTATAAAAAGTATCCAAATTTTTAATTTTATAATCTTCTAATTTTTTTCTAATACCTAAATATAAAAATTCATCTTCACTTATATTTTTTTCTTCAAGCCTTAAAATCGAATTTTCAATCCAATCTATTTTTTTTTCAATTAAGATTTTTGCATCATACAATGTGTAATAAATATTTGTTTTAATTTCTATTATATTTGGGCTTAAAACCCTTAGATATACGTGCTTTATATTCTTTCTTTTTTCTAGTTTAACAGTGACTATTCTTTGATTTATTTCAATTTGAAAACTCAAACATTTCCTTAAGTTATTATTTGGTAGAATCGCCCCACTATTATATCAAAAATATAATGTTAATTTTATTGAGGGAAATGCTAATGAAAATTGCAAACAGAATGGAAAATCTGTCTCCATCGGTTACTATGGCAATAACTGCCTTAGCTCGAGAGCTTAAAGCTCAAGGTAAAGATATACTAAGTTTTAGTGCAGGTGAACCTGACTTTGATACACCACAAATTGTTAAGCAAGCTGCTATAGATGCTATCAATGAAGGTCGAACGAAATATACAGCTGTAGAAGGTATTATCGCTACTAAGCAAGCAATTATAAATAAACTAAAAAAAGATCATGGTTTAGATTATAAATTAGATGGTATTGTAATAAGTAATGGAGCAAAACACTCTTTATTTAATCTTTTTCAAGTATTAATTGAAAATGGTGATGAAGTTATTATTCCAGCACCTTATTGGGTTACATATCCTGAGCAAGTAAAATTTTCAGATGGTGTTCCAGTATTTATTGACACTGATGATTCAACAGATTTTAAAATCACACCAGAGCAATTAAAAGCTGCAATTACTCCAAAAACAAAAATTTTGCTTTTGAATACTCCTTCAAATCCAACAGGATCAGTGTATTCTAAAGAAGAATTACTATCACTTGGTGAAGTTTTAAAAGGTACTGATATTATCGTACTTTCAGATGAAATGTATGAAAAAATCATCTATAATGGCAAAAAATTCACTGCTGCTGCTCAAGTTAGTGAAGATATGTACAATCGAACTGTAACTATTAACGGTTTAAGTAAAGCAGTTGCAATGACTGGTTGGAGATTTGGATATCTTGCAACTCCTGATGTTAAACTTGCAAAAACTTTAACTAAACTGCAAGGTCAAGTTACTTCAAATATCAACTCAATTACTCAATATGCAGCTATTCCTGCTCTTGAAGGTGATGCAGATGCTGATATTGAAATGATGAGAGTTGAATTTGAGAAAAGAAAAAATATTGTAGTTAAATCATTTAATGATATTAAAGGTTTATCAACTACAGATCCAGATGGTGCATTTTATGTTTTTGTAAATATAAAAGAAGTATCTAATGATTCTGTAAAATTTTGTTCAGATCTTTTAGAACAAAAAGGTGTAGCTTTAGTTCCTGGCCTTGCTTTTGGAACAGAAGGTTATATTAGATTCTCATTTGCTACAGATTTAGCAACAATTCAAGAGGGAATCAAAAGAATCAAAGAGTTTGTAGAAAACAAATAATGACTCCACAAAAAAAAGCTACCGTTGTTTCATCTAGTGTTGCAGCGGTACTTACTCTTATAAAACTAGCAATTGGAATCGCCAGCGGTTCTGTTGCTGTTTTAGCTTCTGCTATTGATTCTGTTTTGGATATGTTTGTATCAATTTTTAATTATTTCGCTATTTCAAATTCTGAGAAACCTGCTGATAAAATTTTTAATTATGGGAGAGGAAAAATTGAAGCCTTAGCTTCTGTGATTGAAGGTACAATTATTACTATTTCTGGTTTATTTTTACTTTATCAAGCAGTTAAAAAAGCTTTGAATTCTGAAACTTCTCAATATTTAGAAATATCTATTTATGTAATGATTATATCTTTAATAATTACTATTTCTTTAGTAACTTATTTAAATTATGTTGCAAAAAAAACAAATTCTATGGTTATAAAAGCAGATGCTCTTCACTATAAAACAGATGTTTTTAGTAATGCAGCTGTTTTAATCTCTTTATTACTTGTAACTTTTACAGGTTATGAGATTATTGATATATTTGTGGGTGGAGGCATTGCTTTATATATTATTTATTCAGCTTATGAACTTATACATGATGGTATTTTGGTTTTATTAGATAGAGCAGTTGATGAAGAACTTGTATTAAAAATCAAAGATATAATAAAAGAAAATGATAAAGTAAATACTTATCACTTATTAAAAACAAGAGAAGCTGCAAATCAAACATTTGTAGAAGTACACTTAGTTTTTAATTGTCTTATTACTTTAATGGAAGCACATAAAGCAAGTGATTATATTGAAAATAAGATAAAAAAATTAGATTCTTCAAGAGATTGGATTATAAATATTCACATGGATCCTTATGATGATTTTAAAGTAAACGATATAACTCATTAGATATAATTTTTCAATTAAATTAAAAGGTTTTTCTTGAATTACATAAAAATTTTGGGTGCCAGTGGAAGTAAAGCGAAAAATCAAAATACAACCTCTTTTCAAGTATTCAAAGATATAGTTGTTGATGCTGGAAATATTTTAAATGCCTTAGGAAATGAGGCAAAAGAGATTAACCATATTTTCCTAACTCACTCCCATGCTGATCATATTGCTGATTTACCTTTTATTATTGAAACTTTTTTTGAAGAAAGAACTACACCTCTTACAATTTATGCATTAGAAGAAACCATTGAAATTCTTCAAAAGCATTCATTCAATAATAAAATTTGGCCTGATTTTACAAAAATAAAATTAAATCATAATGATAAATTTTCACTTATTTTTAAACCTATTTTATTAAATGAAATTATTCATATCCATAACTATTCTATAAAAGCCATCGCAGCAAATCATATTAGTGGTTCATGTGGATATATTATAAAAAAAGATCAAAATAAAAGTTTTGTCATAAGTGGAGATACATATTTAAATCCGATACTTTGGGATGAAATTAATAATGATGAATCAATTAAATCTTTGATTCTTGAGTGTTCATTTCCTGATAAATTAGAAAATTTAGCAAAAATTACAAAACATTTAACTCCCTCTTTAATAAAAAAAGATCTTGAAAATCTTAAAAGGAAAGATCTTTCAATCTTTTTTTATCATTTAAAACCAAGTTATAAAAAAGAGTTATTGCAAGATATTAAAAAAAATAAGCTATTAGACTACAATGGAAAAGTTTTAAATGAAGGTGACATAATTCATATTGATACAGGAAATATTGAAAATAGTTTATTAAGTGAGCATAAATTTGAAGAGATAATGAAAATAAATTTAGCACTTACATCACAACATAATAAAGAGAAATTATTTGAAGATATACTGACATTAACAAGAAAATTGACAAATGCAGATGCTGGAAGTTTATATATAAAATCAAAAGATGAAAAAAATCTTGAATTTAAAGTTGTTCAAAATGAAACACTCAATATTAAAATCGCTAATATAAAAAATGATTCTTCTTGGCCTAATCTACCTATATATTTAGAGGATGGAACTGTAAATAATAAAATGGTTGCTATTGTTTGTGCAAATGAAAAAAGAATTATAAATATTCATGATGTATACAAAACAACAGAATATAAGTTTGAAGGGACGAAGAATTTTGATAAAACAACTAATTATCGTTCAAAATCAATGCTTGTTATTCCATTAATAAACCATGAAAATGATGTAATAGGTGTTTTACAATTAATCAATAAAAAAAGAGATAAAGAGATAATTAATTTTGACAAATTAGATGAAAAAGTTATCATATCTTTAGCTTCACAAGCTGCAATGGCATTAACAAATATGCAATTGATTTCAAGTTTAGAAGAATTTATAAATGCTTTTGTTTCAACTATTGCAAAAGCAATTGATGCTAAATCTCCATATACAAGTGATCATATTGAAAAGGTTGAAAAAATTGCTTTACTTATAGCAAAAGCCATAAATGATGATAAAACAATTTATAAAAATATAACTTATACAGAAAATGATTATAAACAAATAGCACTTGCTGCATGGATACATGATATTGGTAAAATTTCAATGCCTGAATATGTACTTGATAAAGCAACAAAATTAGAAAAGATATATGATAGGATAGATTTAATCGAACAAAGATTTGAAATTATTAAAAAAGATAAAGAGATTGAGTATTTAAAAAAACAGATTTCAATAGAGAAATTTGAAGAAGATATTAAACTATTAGAGGATTATTCTTCTTTTATTAAAAGAGTTAATTTAGGTGGCGAATTTATGAAAGATGAAGATATTTCTAAATTAGATGAAATATCAAAATTAACCTATAAAAAAGACAATATTGATTTTCCTCTTATAAATCCAGATGAATATTATAATTTATCAATAAGAAAAGGCACATTAACAAAAGAAGAGATAGATATTATTAGAAACCATGCTCAACTTTCACTTGATATGATTTCAGAATTACCTTTTCCAAAGAAATTCAAAAATGTTCTAAATATTGCGTGTAATCACCATGAAAAATTAAATGGAACAGGTTATCCAAGAGGTTTAAGTGAAAAAGATATTAGTTTAGAAGATAGAATTATGATTTTTTCAGATATTTTTGAAGCACTAACAACATCAGAAAGACCATATAAAGTAGCTATGAAATTATCTACAGTAAAAAATATTTTTGAAAACATGACAAATAAAGGAGAAATAGATAAAGATTTAGTTCAATTCTTCTTTAATCATAATATTTTAGAGCAATATGGTAAAGAAGCACTAAAAGCTGAACAGTTAGATTTAAATAAATAATGAAAAATATCAATCTAATTTTAGCTTTTTTCATATCAATAATTACAATAACTTTATATATTTATGCTCCAAGTCTACTCCAATCTTTGGATGATAGATTAAGAGATTCAATGTTTACTTTAAGAGGAGAGATTAAACCTCAAAGCGATAGTGTTGTAATTATTGATATTGATGAAAAATCATTGCAACAATTAGGTCAATGGCCATGGCCTAGAGATATTCTTTCAAAAATTCTAGAAAATTTAGCAGATAAAAAAGTTGCAATAATTGGACTAGATATTGTATTTGCAGAAGAAGATAGAAGTTCACCCCATAATATATTTAAGAAATATAATATAAAAAGAGATAATGTTGAAGATTTTGATTATAACTTTGCTCAAACAGTTGCAAGTACTCCAACAATACTTGGTTATCAATTTGAATTTACTTCTAGTGATTATATAAATAAGAAATCACCATTTATTCAAACAACATTTATAGAAAAGAATAAACAAATAGGGAAAAGTTATCTTTTAGAAGCAAAAGGAACGATACTTAATATACCTGTGATT from Arcobacter venerupis includes these protein-coding regions:
- a CDS encoding cation diffusion facilitator family transporter; its protein translation is MTPQKKATVVSSSVAAVLTLIKLAIGIASGSVAVLASAIDSVLDMFVSIFNYFAISNSEKPADKIFNYGRGKIEALASVIEGTIITISGLFLLYQAVKKALNSETSQYLEISIYVMIISLIITISLVTYLNYVAKKTNSMVIKADALHYKTDVFSNAAVLISLLLVTFTGYEIIDIFVGGGIALYIIYSAYELIHDGILVLLDRAVDEELVLKIKDIIKENDKVNTYHLLKTREAANQTFVEVHLVFNCLITLMEAHKASDYIENKIKKLDSSRDWIINIHMDPYDDFKVNDITH
- a CDS encoding HD domain-containing phosphohydrolase, with the translated sequence MNYIKILGASGSKAKNQNTTSFQVFKDIVVDAGNILNALGNEAKEINHIFLTHSHADHIADLPFIIETFFEERTTPLTIYALEETIEILQKHSFNNKIWPDFTKIKLNHNDKFSLIFKPILLNEIIHIHNYSIKAIAANHISGSCGYIIKKDQNKSFVISGDTYLNPILWDEINNDESIKSLILECSFPDKLENLAKITKHLTPSLIKKDLENLKRKDLSIFFYHLKPSYKKELLQDIKKNKLLDYNGKVLNEGDIIHIDTGNIENSLLSEHKFEEIMKINLALTSQHNKEKLFEDILTLTRKLTNADAGSLYIKSKDEKNLEFKVVQNETLNIKIANIKNDSSWPNLPIYLEDGTVNNKMVAIVCANEKRIINIHDVYKTTEYKFEGTKNFDKTTNYRSKSMLVIPLINHENDVIGVLQLINKKRDKEIINFDKLDEKVIISLASQAAMALTNMQLISSLEEFINAFVSTIAKAIDAKSPYTSDHIEKVEKIALLIAKAINDDKTIYKNITYTENDYKQIALAAWIHDIGKISMPEYVLDKATKLEKIYDRIDLIEQRFEIIKKDKEIEYLKKQISIEKFEEDIKLLEDYSSFIKRVNLGGEFMKDEDISKLDEISKLTYKKDNIDFPLINPDEYYNLSIRKGTLTKEEIDIIRNHAQLSLDMISELPFPKKFKNVLNIACNHHEKLNGTGYPRGLSEKDISLEDRIMIFSDIFEALTTSERPYKVAMKLSTVKNIFENMTNKGEIDKDLVQFFFNHNILEQYGKEALKAEQLDLNK
- a CDS encoding L-aspartate oxidase, with product MIYDYIIIGTGVAGLNAARLIPKDKKVLILCKMSTWNCNTFWAQGGIASAVDEADVPAHIQDTLTAGVNYNDKDAVELLSKKSISTIKNLIDAGMKFDLNENGELSFTKEAAHSRNRILHADGDATGRMMHIFLLEHCEHAIITQAVVCDLLIKDDICYGVQYFSDETTQKVVYAHNTIIASGGVGSIYRYHTNSTANAGEIQGIIAEKHLPLKDMEMMQFHPTVVKGTTFARKPLLSEALRGEGAHIVDENGYRFLFDYHEDGELAPRDVVSRSIFDYNKKTGLGVYLSFETFEKKAFKKRFPNIYSNLKELGYDLPFERVPISPAFHYSMGGIETTLDAKVKGMKNLYAIGEVACTGVHGANRLASNSLLEGLVFSQIAVEDSLKNNFKIEKENYDKPIINYVRNKDIDKDIKDNLREMMWTNASIVRDPKTLKVTLDTIEDYLKLNVGRLLFLRLLTAKSILKSALERKKSLGAHYIKEN
- a CDS encoding pyridoxal phosphate-dependent aminotransferase; this translates as MKIANRMENLSPSVTMAITALARELKAQGKDILSFSAGEPDFDTPQIVKQAAIDAINEGRTKYTAVEGIIATKQAIINKLKKDHGLDYKLDGIVISNGAKHSLFNLFQVLIENGDEVIIPAPYWVTYPEQVKFSDGVPVFIDTDDSTDFKITPEQLKAAITPKTKILLLNTPSNPTGSVYSKEELLSLGEVLKGTDIIVLSDEMYEKIIYNGKKFTAAAQVSEDMYNRTVTINGLSKAVAMTGWRFGYLATPDVKLAKTLTKLQGQVTSNINSITQYAAIPALEGDADADIEMMRVEFEKRKNIVVKSFNDIKGLSTTDPDGAFYVFVNIKEVSNDSVKFCSDLLEQKGVALVPGLAFGTEGYIRFSFATDLATIQEGIKRIKEFVENK
- a CDS encoding M48 family metallopeptidase, encoding MSFQIEINQRIVTVKLEKRKNIKHVYLRVLSPNIIEIKTNIYYTLYDAKILIEKKIDWIENSILRLEEKNISEDEFLYLGIRKKLEDYKIKNLDTFYKKEIVKYLPNLVDEYSKKMNLFPTSISYRKNKRTWGSCNYKNGLNFNILLMKFPIELMEYVVIHELAHIEHKNHSKNFWNLVEKYCPDYKQREKIFKSFL